One window of the Colletotrichum destructivum chromosome 6, complete sequence genome contains the following:
- a CDS encoding Putative N-acetyltransferase ESCO, zinc-finger yields the protein MSRFGLTLSRRTLRTYSKRLRLTEDESGPGPLMKKRKVDTEPATRTPDLPRLPPAQPAPPSSNIPKSSILSYFKPCRSSSATESSDLLSESDKLISTPPSPPPVSRKTKEPRRLRLRPSTPIYPSSDTTEDSTDHNEEYRDIDRPGLRKGLRSRTRSTRERWDTANVDGLGDEEEPKSSSVPKKTQVRPKPVATVQTTINLSSKPTFMECKTCRIVYNPLHPADVKYHSQRHAVFLRGRAKA from the coding sequence ATGTCACGCTTCGGGCTAACGTTGTCCAGGCGTACTCTGCGGACGTACAGCAAACGATTGCGCCTGACCGAAGATGAGAGTGGCCCGGGGCCGTTGATGAAGAAGCGCAAAGTCGACACAGAACCGGCCACGCGTACGCCAGACCTCCCGAGGCTTCCTCCTGCACAgcctgcgccgccatcaagcAACATACCCAAGAGCTCCATCCTCAGCTATTTCAAACCGTGTCGCTCGAGTTCAGCCACCGAATCCTCCGACCTGCTGTCCGAGTCCGACAAGTTGATCAGCaccccgccgtcgccgcccccaGTTTCCCGAAAGACGAAAGAGCCCCGCCGGCTGAGGCTGAGGCCTAGCACGCCCATATACCCCTCGTCGGACACGACGGAAGACTCGACAGACCACAATGAAGAATACCGAGACATCGATAGGCCAGGTTTAAGGAAGGGCTTGAGGTCAAGGACACGAAGCACGAGAGAACGTTGGGACACTGCCAATGTCGACGGGCttggagacgaagaagagccGAAATCGTCTTCCGTCCCCAAAAAAACACAAGTACGGCCAAAGCCGGTCGCCACGGTGCAGACCACAATCAACCTCTCGTCGAAGCCCACCTTCATGGAGTGCAAGACATGCCGCATCGTCTACAATCCGCTGCACCCCGCCGATGTCAAATACCACTCGCAGAGGCATGCGGTCTTCCTCCGGGGCAGGGCTAAAGCATGA
- a CDS encoding Putative ATPase, vacuolar ER assembly factor, Vma12: MVRLTITPCITEGLQKLAEVRSNRDKSEGLDTKTNTAIQTTTSDAPSPSAATPEAEEPSLEKPIVGNPITHRQILDLFKELRSEGVDGFSLEGLLRGATIYIPPPPPKPEPSAEYKALMARLRREEEERTYQRMMKQPSRMEKFSQQFPSATTRAHAFAEVNRPMRESDNGDDEATLGDVQKQVMVILNFLISIIGVAATIWIAARWWNITARIFLTLAGSILVLVAEVAVYSGYVWRLTEAKTNRKEPEEIKEVMQTWVLGKDEDGGGKPGEEPTMLLNTKTQDTEEGIRRRLKGLS, translated from the exons ATGGTACGCCTTACAATAACTCCTTGCATCACAGAGGGCCTGCAGAAGTTGGCTGAGGTCAGATCGAACCGGGACAAGTCGGAAGGCTTGGACACGAAGACGAACACAGCAAtccagacgacgacgtcggaTGCACCTTCGCCCTCTGCAGCGACgcccgaagccgaggagCCCAGTCTTGAGAAGCCGATTGTCGGTAACCCAATTACGCACCGCCAGATACTCGACCTATTCAAGGAGTTGAGGAGTGAGGGTGTCGATGGCTTCAGCCTGGAAGGACTGCTCCGAGGGGCCACGATATACATCCCTCCGCCACCCCCAAAGCCAGAGCCT TCCGCCGAGTACAAGGCCCTTATGGCTCGCCTGCgacgcgaagaagaggaacgAACATACCAACGCATGATGAAGCAGCCATCTCGGATGGAAAAGTTCTCTCAGCAATTCCCCAGCGCCACCACGAGAGCCCATGCGTTTGCTGAAGTAAATCGCCCCATGCGCGAGTCGGacaatggcgacgacgaggccacgCTCGGCGATGTGCAGAAGCAGGTGATGGTCATTCTCAACTTTCTCATCAGCATTATCGGCGTTGCCGCGACGATATGGATCGCAGCCCGCTGGTGGAACATTACCGCGCGCATATTCCTGACACTCGCCGGGTCCatcctcgttctcgtcgcaGAGGTCGCCGTCTACTCGGGCTACGTGTGGAGGCTGACGGAGGCCAAAACAAATCGAAAGGAACCAGAAGAGATCAAAGAGGTGATGCAGACGTGGGTGTTGGgcaaagacgaagacggcggcggcaagccGGGAGAAGAGCCGACAATGCTCCTCAATACCAAGACGCAGGACACAGAAGAGGGAATACGGCGGCGATTGAAGGGACTATCATAG
- a CDS encoding Putative polyprenyl synthetase, isoprenoid synthase domain superfamily — translation MQLRSGAAAVLRSTSSITSRSLLSSPASRCAQCRRIAPLDLRLPLTSALYHSSSRRSSAWGAAVSVASNMAANAVNRVIPKGDMHIDPLRTVAKEMKFLTGNIRKLLGSGHPSLDRVAKYYTQAEGKHMRPLIVLLMSRATALCPKGPRLHSGQAIGGVDTAISPPNILVDVNPSSPLTSAAPEPAEVDSDILPSQRRLAEITELIHTASLLHDDVIDHSVSRRGSPSANLEFGNKMAVLAGDFLLGRASVALARLRNSEVIELLATVIANLVEGEFMQLKNTEQDERRPVWSEETLTYYLQKTYLKTASLISKSCRASAILGGSDAASVEAAYAYGKNLGLAFQLVDDMLDYTRSEKELGKPAGADLELGLATAPLLFAWKTMPELGALVGRKFEQEGDVARARELVLQSDGIEQTRALAQDYSERAIAAISEFPDSEAKDGLVEMAVKALKRTK, via the exons ATGCAGCTCCGTTCGGGAGCAGCGGCAGTGCTGCGCAGCACCTCGTCGATAACGTCACgatccctcctctcttcGCCTGCCTCACGATGCGCGCAATGTCGGCGAATCGCCCCTCTCGACCTCCGGTTACCTCTGACCAGCGCGCTGTACCATTCCTCATCAAGACGATCCTCTGCTTGGGGTGCTGCCGTGTCCGTCGCATCCAACATGGCCGCTAACGCAGTCAACCGCGTTATCCCCAAGGGTGACATGCACATCGATCCGCTGCGGACGGTGGCTAAGGAGATGAAGTTTTTGACGGGCAACATTCGAAAGCTTCTGGGTTCCGGCCATCCTTCGCTGGACCGGGTTGCCAAGTACTACACACAGGCCGAGGGCAAGCACATGCGGCCCCTTATCGTCCTGCTCATGTCGAGAGCCACCGCGCTGTGCCCCAAGGGTCCTCGACTGCACTCGGGCCAGGCCATTGGCGGCGTTGACACGGCGATATCCCCTCCCAAtatcctcgtcgacgtcaaccCGAGCTCGCCCCTCACGAGTGCTGCGCCCGAGCCAGCCGAGGTCGACTCTGACATCCTCCCTTCCCAACGAcgcctcgccgagatcaCCGAGCTGATCCACACGGCATCGCTTCTTCACGACGATGTCATCGACCACTCCGTATCGCGCCGCGGATCTCCATCGGCGAACCTCGAGTTCGGCAACAAGATGGCCGTCCTGGCTGGCGACTTCCTCTTGGGCCGCGCATCCGTTGCCCTGGCTCGTTTGCGCAACTCCGAGGTCATTGAGCTACTCGCCACGGTCATCGCCAaccttgtcgagggcgagttTATGCAGCTCAAGAACACCGAGCAGGATGAGCGAAGGCCCGTGTGGTCGGAGGAGACGCTGACCTACTATCTCCAAAAGACGTACCTGAAGACGGCCAGCTTGATTTCCAAATCGTGCCGGGCCTCGGCAATCCTCGGTGGGTCCGATGCCGCTTCGGTCGAGGCGGCGTACGCCTACGGTAAGAACCTGGGTCTCGCATTCCAGCTGGTCGACGACATGCTCGACTACACAAGGAGCGAGAAGGAGCTGGGCAAGCCAGCCGGAGCCGACCTAGAGCTGGGTCTCGCGACGGCCCCGCTACTGTTTGCGTGGAAGACAATGCCGGAGTTGGGTGCGCTCGTTGGCCGGAAGTTTGAGCAGGAGGGCGACGTGGCAAGG GCACGCGAGCTGGTCCTCCAGAGCGACGGTATCGAGCAGACAAGGGCACTGGCCCAGGATTACTCGGAGCGGGCCATCGCAGCCATCAGCGAGTTCCCCGAcagcgaggccaaggacgggCTTGTTGAAATGGCCGTCAAAGCGTTGAAGAGGACAAAGTAA
- a CDS encoding Putative dihydroorotase, metal-dependent hydrolase, composite domain superfamily encodes MTVPQDTAPAPLVVLVSTRAVLTFAEDNLVLTPATITVSPTTGKIVDIVPAVLPKTSFPASALYVNYGSKLLLPGLVDAHVHLNEPGRTEWEGFWTGTRAAASGGVTTVVDMPLNAIPPTTTVAGFKEKLAASRGQCWVDVGFYGGVIPGNTDDLLPLVEAGVRGFKGFLIESGVDEFPAVSAKDVALAMEKLNGTPTTLMFHAEMIPPIADSVGDAVQQSEPPLAPTGELHSYQTFLESRPPSFETYAVEEILSLAHLAPDLHLHIVHLSATQAIPLLKEARQRGINITAETCFHYLGFASEDIADGDTRHKCCPPIRERSNRDGLWEELVAEDSCIKTIVSDHSPCTPQLKLLPSHLEATPLPPSLPPSPPAEDAHATNMHHSDSGVDMTIPGETVGKILAEKTLEDAALAVADASSRGDFFAAWGGISSVGLGLPIVYTAAKARAAENPHATAPSIVDIVRLCSQATAKQVGLAHRKGALRVGMDADICVFDDVDAWTLRSGDMRWKNRCSPWEGHEFAGRVRETWVRGRKVFEYGGANGGFVCEGPLGEAITEKRVA; translated from the exons ATGACCGTCCCCCAAGACACTGCGCCGGCGCCCCTCGTGGTTCTCGTCTCAACACGCGCTGTCCTTACCTTTGCCGAAGATAACCTTGTCCTCACTCCCGCAACGATAACGGTCTCCCCAACCACCGGCAAGatcgtcgacatcgtccccgccgtcctccccAAGACCtccttcccggcctcggcgctCTACGTCAACTACGGCTCCAAGCTCCTGCTgcccggcctcgtcgacgctcACGTCCACCTCAATGAGCCCGGCCGCACCGAATGGGAGGGCTTCTGGACCGGCACGCGAGCCGCTGCCTCTGGTGGCGTGaccaccgtcgtcgacatgcCCCTCAACGCCATCCCGCCCACCACGACGGTGGCCGGcttcaaggagaagctcgccgCGAGTCGAGGCCAGTGCTGGGTGGATGTCGGCTTCtacggcggcgtcatccccGGGAACACAGATGACCTGTTGCCTCTagtcgaggccggcgtgAGAGGCTTCAAGGGCTTCCTCATCGAGTCGGGT GTTGACGAATTCCCCGCCGTCTCAGCGAAAGACGTGGCACTCGCCATGGAGAAGCTCAACGGCACGCCTACCACGCTCATGTTCCACGCCGAGATGATCCCCCCCATCGCCGACTCGGTGGGCGATGCCGTCCAGCAGTCCGAGCCGCCCCTGGCTCCCACCGGCGAGCTGCACTCTTACCAGACCTTCCTCGAgtcccgcccgccctcctTCGAGACATatgccgtcgaggagatccTGTCGCTCGCCCACCTCGCGCCGGATCTTCACCTGCATATCGTCCACCTCTCTGCTACCCAGGCCATCCCCCTTCTCAAGGAGGCCCGCCAGAGGGGCATCAACATTACCGCCGAGACGTGCTTCCACTACCTTGGCTTCGCGTCCGaggacatcgccgacggcgacaccCGCCACAAGTGCTGCCCGCCCATCCGCGAGCGCTCTAACCGCGACGGCCTGTGGGaagagctcgtcgccgaggactcGTGCATCAAGACCATCGTCTCGGATCATTCCCCTTGCACGCCCCAGCTGAAGCTCCTCCCTAGCCACCTCGAGGCCACGCCACTGCCGCCTTCCTTGCCGCCATCCCCCCCAGCCGAAGACGCCCACGCCACCAACATGCACCACTCGGACTCGGGCGTCGACATGACGATCCCTGGCGAGACCGTCGGCAAGAtcctcgccgagaagacgctcgaggacgctgccctggccgtcgccgacgccagctCGCGGGGAgacttcttcgccgcctGGGGCGGCATCTCCtccgttggcctcggcctgccgATCGTCTACACTGCCGCGAAggcgcgcgccgccgagaacccACAcgccacggcgccgtccatcgtcgacatcgtGCGCTTGTGCAGtcaggcgacggcgaagcagGTCGGCCTGGCGCACCGCAAGGGCGCGTTGCGGGTGGGCATGGACGCCGACATCTGCGTAtttgacgacgtcgacgcaTGGACGCTGCGGTCCGGCGACATGCGGTGGAAGAACCGCTGCTCGCCGTGGGAGGGCCACGAGTTCGCCGGCCGCGTTCGGGAGACGTGGGTCCGCGGCCGGAAGGTCTTTGAGTACGGCGGAGCGAACGGGGGCTTTGTCTGCGAGGGTCCGCTTGGCGAGGCTATTACCGAGAAGCGCGTGGCTTGA
- a CDS encoding Putative NADP-dependent oxidoreductase domain-containing protein — protein MTYSAVTIAPSLAESLRSTKCEYRQVGNSGLRISVPIFGCAGFGDPSGIRPWVLDEEEAVCLLKAAYDRGINTWDTANVYSNGVSEAIVGKTLKRYGIPREKVILMTKCFYAVGEDQDVQHALMPVENSKDYQNMFGLSRAAIFNAVEASLRRLDTPYIDVLQIHRFDPLVPVEETLQALNDLVRSGKVRYIGASSMWACQFARMQHTAESRGWTMFISMQNCYNLLYREEEREMIRYCNDTGVGLIPWSPLCNGCLTRLPSSAGRALSKREEFESKFGGSLGHLEPDLAIRARVAEVAEKRGWPMSHVALAWISKRVTSPIVGFTKMEQVEDTLEAKGKTLTKEEEDYLEELYRPKAVYGHQ, from the exons ATGACCTACTCTGCTGTTACTATTGCCCCAAGCTTGGCAGAGTCGTTGAGATCCACGAAATGCGAATATCGTCAAGTAGGCAACTCAGGTCTCCGCATTTCAGTCCCCATCTTCGGGTGCGCGGGCTTCGGAGACCCTTCCGGCATCCGACCTTGGGTActcgacgaagaggaggctgTCTGCCTCCTCAAAGCCGCGTACGACAGGGGCATCAACACATGGGACACGGCCAATGTTTACTCCAACGGCGTGTCGGAAGCTATCGTTGGCAAGACGCTGAAGAGGTATGGCATACCTCGAGAGAAAGTCATCCTGATGACCAAATGTTTCTACGCCGTGGGCGAGGACCAGGACGTTCAGCATGCTTTGATGCCCGTAGAAAACTCCAAGGACTATCAAAACATGTTTGGActctcgagggcggcaatATTCAACGCTGTTGAAGCATCGCTTCGTAGGCTCGACACGCCTTATATCGACGTCTTGCAAATCCATCGTTTTGACCCTCTTGTGCCCGTTGAAGAGACCTTGCAAGCTCTGAATGACCTTGTCCGATCAGGTAAAGTGCGATATATTGGAGCAAGCAGTATGTGGGCATGCCAGTTTGCCCGCATGCAA CACACGGCCGAGTCACGTGGATGGACCATGTTTATCAGTATGCAGAACTGCTATAATCTTCTCTacagggaagaagaaagggagaTGATCCGTTACTGCAACGATACGGGAGTTGGCCTGATCCCTTGGTCTCCACTTTGCAACGGCTGCCTTACGCGTCTGCCCTCTTCAGCAGGGCGTGCTTTGAGTAAGAGAGAGGAGTTTGAAAGCAAATTTGGCGGTTCACTTGGGCATTTAGAGCCCGACTTAGCCATCAGAGCCAgggtcgccgaggtcgccgaaAAGAGAGGCTGGCCCATGAGCCATGTTGCGCTGGCTTGGATCAGCAAGAGAGTCACCAGCCCTATCGTGGGATTTACGAAGATGGAACAGGTTGAAGATACTCTTGAAGCAAAGGGGAAGACTCTcacaaaagaagaagaagattACTTAGAGGAGCTATATAGGCCAAAAGCAGTATACGGTCACCAATAA